The Dehalococcoidia bacterium genomic sequence GCAGCAGCCAAGTTCGGCACCGTCCACGTCGTCAGCTCCGCCACCGAGCCGTCGCTTGAAGAGACCGCTGCCAGCACGCCGGCGCCGAAGATCTTCCAGCTCTACGTGCACGGTGATGAGGCTTGGACGCGCCAGATCCTGGAGAGGGTGAAGCGGGCCGGCTACGCGGGACTCTGCCTCACCGTGGATGTCGCGGTCTACAGCCGGCGCGAACGCCCCATGCTCAGCGGTTGGACGACGCCCTCGCGGCGCACGCCCGCCGACCCGCGCTTCCGTGCCTCGCTCACCTGGGAAACGATGGACATGATCAAGGAAATCGCCGGCCTGCCCTTCCTGCTCAAGGGCGTGGCCACGGCGGAGGACGCGGCGCTCGCCGTGGAACACGGCGTCGACGCGGTCTGGGTCTCCAACCACGGCGGCCGCCAGCTCGATGGCGCCCAGGGAGCGATCGAGACGCTGCCGGAGATCGTGGCCGCGGTGAACGGCCGGGCGCAGATCGTGCTCGACGGCGGTGTGCAGCGCGGCGGCGACGTGCTCAAGGCGATCGCGCTGGGCGCCAACGCCGTGGCGATCGGCAAGCTGCAGGGCTGGGGCCTCGGCGCGGACGGCACGGCCGGCCTCGTGCGGGTGTTGGAGCTGCTGGAGCACGAGATCACCGTCGCGATGGGCCTGCTCGGCGTCACGCGCATTGACCAGCTGACCCCGAAATATGTCTGCGCCGCCGAGGCGGTGATGCCGCCGCACGAGATGAGCATGTGGACGAATATGCCCGGCAGCCGCCTTCTCTGAACCCCGGCACACCGCGGCA encodes the following:
- a CDS encoding alpha-hydroxy acid oxidase; this encodes MAHEFLSNEQIVQAARHNLPQGAWDYLVGASESETTMRRNRLGFDRIAFRPRILVDVSQIDPATTLLGQPLRIPVILAPIGSLQVFAPEGGIAAARAAAKFGTVHVVSSATEPSLEETAASTPAPKIFQLYVHGDEAWTRQILERVKRAGYAGLCLTVDVAVYSRRERPMLSGWTTPSRRTPADPRFRASLTWETMDMIKEIAGLPFLLKGVATAEDAALAVEHGVDAVWVSNHGGRQLDGAQGAIETLPEIVAAVNGRAQIVLDGGVQRGGDVLKAIALGANAVAIGKLQGWGLGADGTAGLVRVLELLEHEITVAMGLLGVTRIDQLTPKYVCAAEAVMPPHEMSMWTNMPGSRLL